A DNA window from Caretta caretta isolate rCarCar2 chromosome 7, rCarCar1.hap1, whole genome shotgun sequence contains the following coding sequences:
- the PHYHIPL gene encoding phytanoyl-CoA hydroxylase-interacting protein-like isoform X2, whose product MEELPVPHNIKISNITCDSFKISWDMDSKSKDRITHYFIDLNKKENKNSNKFKHKDVPTKLVAKAVPLPMTVRGHWFLSPRTEYTVAVQTASKQVDGDYVVSEWSEIIEFCTGDYSKVHLTQLLEKAEVIAGRMLKLSVFYRNQHKEYFDSIRDQHGNAMQLSVKDNSGSHGSPISGKLEGIFFSCNTEFNTGKPPQDSPYGRYRFEIAAEKLFNPNTNLYFGDFYCMYTAYHYVILVIAPVGSPGDEFCKQRLPQLNSEDNKFLTCTEEDGIMVYHHAQDVILEVIYTDPVDLSLGTVAEITGHQLMSSSTANAKKDPSCKTCNISVGR is encoded by the exons ATGGAGGAACTTCCAGTCCCACACAACATCAAAATAAGTAACATCACATGTGATTCTTTCAAGATTTCATGGGACATGGATTCTAAATCCAAGGACCGTATTACTCACTATTTTATTGATCTAAACAAGAAAGAGAACAAGAATTCCAACAAATTTAAACacaag GATGTACCCACTAAACTGGTTGCAAAAGCTGTTCCTCTCCCTATGACTGTTCGTGGACACTGGTTCTTGAGCCCAAGAACGGAATATACAGTAGCAGTACAGACGGCATCAAAGCAAGTTGATGGGGATTATGTGGTTTCTGAGTGGAGTGAAATCATAGAGTTTTGTACAGGAG ATTATTCAAAAGTTCATCTAACACAGCttttggaaaaagctgaagtgaTTGCAGGACGTATGCTTAAGCTTTCTGTTTTTTATCGGAATCAGCACAAAGAATACTTTGATTCTATCAG AGACCAACATGGAAATGCAATGCAGCTTTCTGTCAAGGATAACAGTGGTAGCCATGGCTCTCCAATCAGTGGGAAGTTGGAAGGCATCTTCTTTAGCTGCAACACTGAGTTTAACACGGGGAAGCCACCACAAGATTCACCTTATGGAAGATACAGGTTTGAGATTGCAGCTGAAAAACTTTTCAATCCAAATACTAACTTGTACTTTGGGGACTTCTACTGCATGTACACAGCTTATCACTATGTCATTCTTGTTATTGCCCCTGTTGGGTCACCAGGAGATGAATTCTGTAAGCAGCGCCTTCCTCAGCTAAATTCAGAGGATAATAAATTTCTGACCTGCACCGAAGAAGATGGCATCATGGTTTATCACCATGCCCAGGATGTTATTTTAGAAGTAATTTACACTGATCCTGTGGATCTTTCCCTCGGCACAGTTGCAGAAATTACTGGTCATCAGCTAATGAGCTCGTCTACTGCAAATGCAAAAAAAGATCCCAGTTGCAAGACCTGCAACATCAGTGTTGGACGTTAA